Proteins co-encoded in one Pseudoliparis swirei isolate HS2019 ecotype Mariana Trench chromosome 7, NWPU_hadal_v1, whole genome shotgun sequence genomic window:
- the golm1 gene encoding Golgi membrane protein 1 isoform X2 → MGGLGNGRRWGRTPPLMIGALIACILVLGFNYWVSSSRNLELQTKMYELEGQVRRGAAERGVAEIKKNEFQEEIHRQKEQISHIESLYKRQLEGSQNTCSQEKGTLQQNISSSTKTIQDLKGQSNQLNDDLRKLQKDLQSCQSNIKTLNNKLTYDMTHCQSQVLSQKELCDERMAAAKLEVQKKMDKLISPSGVSPQENTVDGPANEGGPVMTEVDAVKTVTVVSHTPSLSQPKENDPPELLTNEIIIDQDAPGDLPSQKDLSKAESQTAPAAANVKQDILLPPEEAVETEEGEAETIEHLKNNLTENNEVELMDAHEDGAQTEEADPGMEGMLIGRAKADETPIGQKLNEPEDYDANMQVVGVIDLERSRQRNHAENIDKDMEDELADYNGDDENEGEFEADKQAELVQI, encoded by the exons ATGGGTGGTCTGGGAAACGGTCGTCGTTGGGGAAGGACACCCCCTCTCATGATTGGCGCTCTGATTGCCTGTATCCTGGTTCTGGGCTTCAACTACTGGGTGTCAAGCTCCCGCAACCTGGAGCTACAG ACTAAGATGTATGAGTTGGAAGGCCAGGTGCGGCGTGGCGCGGCAGAGCGAGGAGTAGCTGAGATAAAGAAGAATGAGTTCCAGGAAGAGATCCACAGACAGAAGGAGCAGATCAGCCATATAGAAAGCCTCTATAAGAGACAGCTGGAAGGATCTCAGAACACCTGCAGCCAAGAGAAG ggcACACTGCAGCAGAACATTTCCTCCAGTACCAAAACCATACAGGACCTCAAAG GTCAGTCCAATCAGCTAAATGATGACCTGAGAAAGCTTCAGAAGGATCTACAGAGTTGCCAGAGCAACATCAAAACCCTCAACAACAAACTCACTTATGATAT GACACACTGTCAGTCCCAGGTCCTGTCCCAGAAGGAGTTGTGTGATGAGAGAATGGCCGCTGCTAAACTTGAAGTTCAAAAGAAAATGGACAAGCTCATCTCTCCCTCAGGGGTCTCCCCACAG GAAAACACTGTGGATGGACCAGCGAACGAGGGCGGACCAGTCATGACGGAGGTTGATGCGGTTAAGACGGTAACTGTTGTAAGCCACACACCGAGCCTCTCTCAGCCCAAAGAAAACGATCCACCTGAACTACTGACCAATGAGATCATCATCGACCAAG ATGCCCCAGGGGACCTGCCTTCACAGAAGGACCTCTCCAAAGCAGAGTCCCAGACTGCTCCGGCAGCTGCCAACGTCAAACAGGACATTTTGCTACCACCAGAGGAAGCTGTCGAAACAGAGGAGGGCGAGGCAGAGACCATCGAACATTTGAAGAATAACCTGACTGAGAACAATGAGGTGGAGTTGATGGATGCTCATGAGGACGGCGCTCAGACAGAAG AGGCAGACCCTGGGATGGAAGGCATGCTGATTGGCCGGGCGAAGGCAGATGAGACTCCTATTGGTCAGAAACTTAATGAGCCAGAAGATTATGATGCAAACATGCAAGTCGTGGGTGTAATTGATTTGGAGAGATCAAGGCAGAGAAATCATGCTGAAAATATAG ACAAGGATATGGAGGATGAGCTGGCTGACTATAACGGCGACGATGAGAACGAAGGCGAGTTTGAAGCAGACAAACAAGCTGAGCTTGTTCAAATCTAA
- the golm1 gene encoding Golgi membrane protein 1 isoform X1 yields MGGLGNGRRWGRTPPLMIGALIACILVLGFNYWVSSSRNLELQTKMYELEGQVRRGAAERGVAEIKKNEFQEEIHRQKEQISHIESLYKRQLEGSQNTCSQEKGTLQQNISSSTKTIQDLKGQSNQLNDDLRKLQKDLQSCQSNIKTLNNKLTYDMTHCQSQVLSQKELCDERMAAAKLEVQKKMDKLISPSGVSPQQENTVDGPANEGGPVMTEVDAVKTVTVVSHTPSLSQPKENDPPELLTNEIIIDQDAPGDLPSQKDLSKAESQTAPAAANVKQDILLPPEEAVETEEGEAETIEHLKNNLTENNEVELMDAHEDGAQTEEADPGMEGMLIGRAKADETPIGQKLNEPEDYDANMQVVGVIDLERSRQRNHAENIDKDMEDELADYNGDDENEGEFEADKQAELVQI; encoded by the exons ATGGGTGGTCTGGGAAACGGTCGTCGTTGGGGAAGGACACCCCCTCTCATGATTGGCGCTCTGATTGCCTGTATCCTGGTTCTGGGCTTCAACTACTGGGTGTCAAGCTCCCGCAACCTGGAGCTACAG ACTAAGATGTATGAGTTGGAAGGCCAGGTGCGGCGTGGCGCGGCAGAGCGAGGAGTAGCTGAGATAAAGAAGAATGAGTTCCAGGAAGAGATCCACAGACAGAAGGAGCAGATCAGCCATATAGAAAGCCTCTATAAGAGACAGCTGGAAGGATCTCAGAACACCTGCAGCCAAGAGAAG ggcACACTGCAGCAGAACATTTCCTCCAGTACCAAAACCATACAGGACCTCAAAG GTCAGTCCAATCAGCTAAATGATGACCTGAGAAAGCTTCAGAAGGATCTACAGAGTTGCCAGAGCAACATCAAAACCCTCAACAACAAACTCACTTATGATAT GACACACTGTCAGTCCCAGGTCCTGTCCCAGAAGGAGTTGTGTGATGAGAGAATGGCCGCTGCTAAACTTGAAGTTCAAAAGAAAATGGACAAGCTCATCTCTCCCTCAGGGGTCTCCCCACAG CAGGAAAACACTGTGGATGGACCAGCGAACGAGGGCGGACCAGTCATGACGGAGGTTGATGCGGTTAAGACGGTAACTGTTGTAAGCCACACACCGAGCCTCTCTCAGCCCAAAGAAAACGATCCACCTGAACTACTGACCAATGAGATCATCATCGACCAAG ATGCCCCAGGGGACCTGCCTTCACAGAAGGACCTCTCCAAAGCAGAGTCCCAGACTGCTCCGGCAGCTGCCAACGTCAAACAGGACATTTTGCTACCACCAGAGGAAGCTGTCGAAACAGAGGAGGGCGAGGCAGAGACCATCGAACATTTGAAGAATAACCTGACTGAGAACAATGAGGTGGAGTTGATGGATGCTCATGAGGACGGCGCTCAGACAGAAG AGGCAGACCCTGGGATGGAAGGCATGCTGATTGGCCGGGCGAAGGCAGATGAGACTCCTATTGGTCAGAAACTTAATGAGCCAGAAGATTATGATGCAAACATGCAAGTCGTGGGTGTAATTGATTTGGAGAGATCAAGGCAGAGAAATCATGCTGAAAATATAG ACAAGGATATGGAGGATGAGCTGGCTGACTATAACGGCGACGATGAGAACGAAGGCGAGTTTGAAGCAGACAAACAAGCTGAGCTTGTTCAAATCTAA
- the LOC130197039 gene encoding G-protein coupled receptor-associated protein LMBRD2B-like yields the protein MSGAALAVVVVVVFLLALYLLQRYGDLRRQQRMVLLGTLLSWYLCFLIVFILPLDVSTTIYKQCVLDNGNHPTPVTRTRRTNQTDDNSSVHPTVSTTQVCEEPWSYIPDGILPVFWRVVYWTSQFLTWLLLPFMQSYARSGAFSRVGKIKTALIENAIYYGTYLLIFISLLVYVAAHPQWKLTWRELQTIGITAANTWGLFLLVLLLGYGLVEIPRSYWLSSSHGYLLAKTYFKTAKMATEKVSAEENLADVMEEVACAHESVRYNHFLRKCVDTIITKCPTEYKEEMEKTLESSSGEQNALPTKRDLIKLHKKVITFLNIALWSSRVQRHGQTQVQWSILLDEAVHLEDVAKSQSSPVRHFIRSAPSAPLGWIHQFVYTPTVEWYWECVFRQSFYRLLAVLLCLLSAAVVWSECTFFTTHPVLSLFAVFVLMAEKQHNYICIEMVCFVSILFLCVCVYYTVFRIRVFNYYYLVPHHQTDAYSLQFSGMLFCRLTPPLCLNFLGLIHMDSAISHQDRIQTSYTSIMGSMRVLYFISDGFYIYYPMLVLLLCFATFYSLGSRCLNLLGFHQYITDDHLTSDLVDEGREHIKRERRKRQKTEDGENRRWAWRERYGVQGATGRSRAGYSQLKDDQGRPVTEKNNSVITFTRRDEEDEDEQRRGLLRDHSSDEGSPNKISTGGRYLSLSPSRTGIFDDV from the exons TACAAGCAGTGTGTCCTTGACAATGGAAACCACCCGACGCCTGTAACTCGAACGAGACGCACCAATCAGACAGACGACAACTCTTCTGTTCACCCAACTGTCAG tACAACACAGGTTTGTGAGGAGCCATGGAGTTATATACCCGATGGCATCCTGCCAGTGTTCTGGAGAGTTGTATACTGGACATCCCAGTTTCTGACTTG gctgcTGTTGCCTTTCATGCAGTCTTATGCACGGTCGGGAGCTTTCTCCAGAGTTGGAAAGATTAAAACGGCTCTCATTGAAAACGCTATCTATTATGGCACCTACCTcctaattttcatctctctgctCGTCTATGTGGCCGCTCACCCACAGTGGAAACTCACATG GAGAGAGCTCCAGACCATCGGCATTACGGCCGCCAACACCTGGGGCCTCTTCCTTCTCGTGCTCCTGCTGGGTTATGGGCTGGTGGAGATCCCGCGTTCTTATTGGCTCTCATCTTCCCATGGTTACCTGCTGGCCAAGACCTACTTTAAGACAGCAAAAATGGCTACTGAGAAGGTGTCGGCGGAGGAGAACCTTGCAGATGTTATGGAG GAGGTGGCATGCGCCCATGAATCTGTCAGGTACAACCACTTTCTCAGGAAGTGTGTGGACACTATAATTACAAAG TGTCCCACTGAGTACAAAGAAGAGATGGAAAAAACGTTGGAAAGCTCGAGTGGTGAGCAGAATGCCCTTCCCACAAAAAGAGACCTGATTAAGCtgcataaaaaagtaataacttTTTTGAACATTGCACTCTG gtcaTCTCGGGTGCAGAGACACGGTCAGACTCAGGTTCAGTGGTCTATCTTGTTAGATGAGGCCGTTCATCTGGAAGACGTAGCTAAAAGCCAGAGCAGCCCGGTCCGACACTTCATCCGCAGCGCCCCGTCAGCGCCCCTCGGGTGGATCCATCAGTTCGTCTACACTCCAACTGTGG AGTGGTACTGGGAGTGTGTGTTCAGGCAGAGTTTCTACCGGCTGCTGGCagttctcctgtgtctcctctcggCAGCAGTTGTTTGGTCCGAGTGCACTTTCTTCACGACGCACCCGGTCCTCTCCCTATTCGCTGTCTTTGTTCTGATGgctgaaaaacaacacaactacaTTTGTATCGAG ATGGTGTGCTTCGTCAGTatcctcttcctgtgtgtctgtgtctactACACAGTGTTCAGGATACGAGTCTTCAACTACTACTACCTGGTCCCACATCACCAGACTGATGCTTACAGCCTGCAGTTCAGCGGCAT gtTGTTTTGTCGTCTGACTCCTCCTTTATGCCTTAACTTCCTGGGCCTGATTCACATGGACTCTGCCATCTCACACCAGGACAGAATACAGACATCCTACACCTCT ATCATGGGCTCTATGCGGGTGCTATATTTTATATCTGATGGCTTCTATATCTACTATCCCATGCTGGTGTTGCTGCTCTGCTTTGCCACTTTTTACAG cCTGGGCTCTCGCTGTTTGAACCTCCTAGGCTTCCATCAGTACATCACTGACGAccacttgacctctgacctggtggatgaaggcaGGGAACACATCAAAAGAG aaagaagaaaaagacagaagACTGAGGATGGAGAAAATCGAAGATGG GCCTGGAGAGAGCGGTATGGAGTCCAGGGAGCTACTGGGAGATCCAGAGCTGGTTACTCTCAGTTGAAGGATGATCAGGGCCGTCCTGTCACAGAGAAAAACAATAGTG tTATCACATTTACcagaagagatgaggaggatgaagacgagcagagGAGAGGCCTACTGCGAGATCATTCAAGTGATGAAGGCTCACCaaacaaaat ATCCACAGGAGGACGTTACCTTTCTCTGTCACCTTCTCGGACAGGCATCTTTGACGATGTTTGA